A window of Sporohalobacter salinus genomic DNA:
TAAATGATAATGGAGAACCAATTGAACAGAATGAATTTCAACAATTAGATGAAGAAAAAAGAAGTAATCTGCGAGAGAAAAGTCAGCAGCTTCAAGATGAAATGGAACAGGTAATGCGTAAAATTAATAATTTAAAGTCTGAAGCAAAAAAAGAATTAAAGAATAAAGAAAAAAAGATTGCTTTATCAGTAATTCAGCCTATTATAGCTACTTTAAAGGGAGAATATGAAGATTATCCGCAGGTTATTAATTATTTAAAAGAGGTTCAAAAGGATATAACTAATAATTTAAATCAATTTAAGAATAAGCAAAAGGATGATACTTCGACTGCAATTTCTCTAACCCAAGTTGAAGAAGATGATGAATCATTTTTTACTCGCTATAAAGTAAACTTATTAGTTGATAACTCTGATTTAGAAGGAGCACCTGTAGTTTATGAGTCCAACCCAACTTATTATAATTTGTTTGGTAAAATTGAAGGAAAGAGTCAGCTAGGAACAATTACTACTGATTTTACTATGATTAAGGAAGGTGCTATTCACGAAGCAAATGGCGGATATTTAATTGTTAAAGCTAAAGATGTATTGACTAATGCTTTAGCCTGGAAAACTATGAAGAGAATTTTACTTAATCAGAAGATTGTTGTAGAGAATATTGGTGAACAGTACAGAAGTGTTCCCATAACTACCTTAAAACCTGAAGCTATACCAGTCAATATTAAAATAATTATGATCGGGAATCCTCTTATTTATCAGTTGCTTTATAATTATGATGAGGAGTTTAAGAAACTATTTAAGGTTAAGGCTGCTTTTGATGTTAAGATGGAAAGAAATGAAGAGAATATTAAAAAGTTTGCTTCTTTTATTTCTTCAGTCAGCGATAGAGAAGATCTTAGACATTTCACTGCTGAAGCAGTAAGTAAAATCATTGAATATAGTAGCCGTTTAGCAAGCGATAGAAGAAAGCTATCGACACAGTTTAATGAAATTTTAGAGTTATTATTTGAAGCAAATGTCTGGGCTGATGAGAATAATGATGAGTATATTGATAGTAATGATATAATTAAAGCTATTGAAGAAAAAGAATATAGATATAATCTTTTGGAAGAAAAGATTCAAGAAATGATTAATCGCGGTCATATTTTAGTTGATGTAAAAGGTAAAGAAGTAGGACAGATTAATGGCTTATCAGTTTATCAAACAGGACAGTATTCTTTTGGACGTCCAACTAGGATTACTGCTCGGACTTTTTTAGGTCAAGAGGGTGTAGTTAATATTGAACGAGAAGTTGATATGAGTGGTAAGATTCATAATAAAGGTGTAATGATTTTATCAGGCTTTTTAGGCGGTAAATATGCTCAAGAACAGCCATTGAGTTTATCGGCTTCTCTTACTTTTGAACAGAATTATGGCGGGATTGATGGTGATAGTGCTTCTTGTGCTGAGTTAATTGGATTATTGTCTGCAATTTCTGGTCTGCCAATCAAACAAGATTTAGCTATTACAGGATCGATGAATCAGAAGGGAATAGTTCAGCCCATTGGTGGTGTTAATGAAAAGATTGAAGGATTCTATAAGGTATGTAAACTTAAAGGATTAACTGGTAATCAGGGAGTAGTAATTCCTAAACAGAATGAAGATAACTTAATGCTAAAACCGGAAATTATTGAAGCAGTCAATAATGATAAGTTTAATATTTATTCAGTAAAAGAAATTGACGAAGCGATTGAGATTATGATGGAGACAGAAGCTGAAGAAGTACATGAGCAGGTAAAAAAGGAACTAAAACAGTTAGCAGATAAGGTTACTGAATTTGTTAGTAAAAGTGATAAATAATTAGAATAAAGTTTAAAGTCTCCAGAAAGATTTTGGAGACTTTTTTATTTTTTATTATGTTTACTTATTACTTAGTCAATTATGACTATAACTAAAAAATCAACAATACAAAATTAATATTGGATATTTTATTAAAAAATAGTTATAATGATATTTGTGCGCATATTTTTAAATTTAACATACTCAAATGAACAGAAAGGAGATTTTATTCAAATGAAAAGTTTCAAACCAAAAGGAGTTTGTGCTGAAAAGATCAAGTTTAAAGTTGATGATCAAAATCAAATTAAAAAAGTGGAATTTATTGGAGGATGTACAGGTAATTTAGCAGGTATATCTAATTTAGTAAAAGGACAAAAGATAAATGACGTGGTAGATAGATTAGCTGGTATTAAATGTCGCAATAAGACTTCTTGTCCAGATCAATTAAGTAAAGCATTAAAAAAATATATTTAAAATAATTTCACAAAGATATAAAGGGGACATATAAGAACATATACTAATTTCATAAATAGATATACTTAAATTGAAAACTGAATTATTTATAATTTAATAAAAATATAAATTTCGATATTTAATTTAGAGTATTAATTACCGATTTATTTGAAATTAATTTCAAATAAATCGGTTTTTCCATTAAAGTATTGAGATTCAAGAAGGATAATAACTTACTTTATGTAAAATAATGATTATAGAAGATTATAAATAATTATTATTCAAAAATATTACTAATTGTAACTTTAATAGGGGGCAGAAATCCTTAATGAAAAATTATGAAGGTAGAGAAGTTAACTTTAATAAAGAAGTAGTAACCGAAATTAGAGAGAAGTTAGATGAATTTAAAAAAGAGATAATGAGAAAGAGGAACAAGAAAATTGAAATAGATAATGAGGATTTATTTAAATTATTACAACAGTTATATACTTTAGGAGATGATTTATTGGCAGAATTTGATGAATTTATTTCTTGTCAAAAGGGTTGTAGTCAATGTTGTGATAAGTTGGTATATATTACCGAACCTGAAGGAATGATGATTAATAAATTTATATCAAATAATTTTACTAAAAATGAAATTAATAATATCAAATATAAAATAAATAAAAGAATTAAGCTTAGAAAAGATATTAAAACTTCACAAAATTATGCTAAAATCATCGAATCACACAAAAAAGAATTTTCCTGTATTTTCTATTCTCAAGAAAGATTATGTAAAATATATTCAGTTAGACCCTGGAACTGTAGACGGCATATTGTATTTTCTGATAGAGAAACATGTAAATTAGAGAATGAAAAACATCCTATTACTCTAAATAATACTCCATTTACGGGAGTAAAACAGTTGGTAGATGATATTGAAAACGAAATATATATATTGAATGATAATTATAAAAATGAAAATTATTATACTTTACAAGAATATATGGAAAAAATAAATATTTAATTGTAGTTCTAGAATTATAGATTTTGGATTTTAGTTATCAAATTTCGTAAAATTAGATAATCTTTTTATTTTTTATTCTATCGTTACTACATTATTTAATACAATATAAATTCTTTAAAAGAATATGAAATAAAGGTTTTAAAATTAATTAAATTCTTAATTGTTTATAATAAATCTGATAACCAATGCATAGTATTTTTAGAAAAATAAATAGTAAAAGTAGAACAGAATTAATAGCTAAATTACTTAAAATTAATTTTGAAGACTAGATAGTATAAAAAAATTAAATTTTAAGAATTATTATTAAAAAAAAATAATAAGCACTTGACATTTTGTCGAAAATAAATTACAATGATTATGTAAGTGATACATAATAATTTTAATTAGATGAAAATTTTAAAAAATAATTCTACCTTTATTACCCTAGAGGATGGTGACAAAATGAGCAATTTAAGTGCATTTGATACATTAGGTCCAGTAATGGTAGGACCATCTAGTTCTCATACTGCCGGAGCAGTTAGAATCGGTAATTTAGCTCGAGAAATTGTCGGACAGGATTTTAAAAAAATAAAAATTTATTTACATGGTTCTTTTAAAGAAACTTATCAAGGACATGGCACAGATAAGGCATTAATTGGTGGTTTATTAGGATTATCCACAGAAAGCAGTCAAATAAAGAAATCATTCCAGTTAGCTAAACAACAAAAAATAGATTTTGAGTTTATTCCAACTGATTTAGGAGAAGCACATCCAAATACTGTAAAGTTAGAGATCAAGGATATAGATGGAGATACAAATGTTATTACTGCTTCTTCTATAGGAGGAGGAAATATAGTAGTTACTGAGATTGATGGAGTGGAAGTTGATTTAACTGGTGATTATCCCACTTTAATTACTTTGCATAAAGATAAACCTGGAGTAATAGCTCAAATATCTACTGTTCTTAATGAATATAAGCTAAACATTGCTGAAATGAAAGTAGTTAGACAAGATAAAGGTGCTTTAGCTACTGCAGTTATTGGTTTAGATCAACAATTAGATACTTCGATATTAAATAAGATTAGAAAAAAATCAGAAATAAAAAAGGTTAAACGAGTTAATCCTATTGAGTAGAAGGAAGGGTCTTAAATGTATGATTTTAATACAGTAAAAGAATTAATTAATTTATCGAAAAAACATGAATTATCTATAACTGAATTAGTTATTAAACGAGAAAAAGAATTATCAGAAAAGTCTGAAGTAGAAATTAGAAATGAAATGAAAAAAAGCCTAACCGTAATGAGAGATGCAATTGAGCAAGGATTAACAGAAGATATAACTTCTATGAGTGGTTTAGTTGGAGGAGATGCCAAATTAGTTGCAGCG
This region includes:
- a CDS encoding Lon protease family protein, translating into MKDKRKLTVDQLNCDCKPERFDFETTDELEPITNELIGQDRAVNAMDLGLKVKQEGYNIFISGIPGTGKTTYAKKLVREKSETAEVPDDICYVYNFSNSEKPCALSLPAGQGVNLQKDMNKLIEELKTEIPQVFTGEEYKKEKNQIMNEYRQESNQIMEEFEKDVKEQGFTLQNMGNNLVPVPLNDNGEPIEQNEFQQLDEEKRSNLREKSQQLQDEMEQVMRKINNLKSEAKKELKNKEKKIALSVIQPIIATLKGEYEDYPQVINYLKEVQKDITNNLNQFKNKQKDDTSTAISLTQVEEDDESFFTRYKVNLLVDNSDLEGAPVVYESNPTYYNLFGKIEGKSQLGTITTDFTMIKEGAIHEANGGYLIVKAKDVLTNALAWKTMKRILLNQKIVVENIGEQYRSVPITTLKPEAIPVNIKIIMIGNPLIYQLLYNYDEEFKKLFKVKAAFDVKMERNEENIKKFASFISSVSDREDLRHFTAEAVSKIIEYSSRLASDRRKLSTQFNEILELLFEANVWADENNDEYIDSNDIIKAIEEKEYRYNLLEEKIQEMINRGHILVDVKGKEVGQINGLSVYQTGQYSFGRPTRITARTFLGQEGVVNIEREVDMSGKIHNKGVMILSGFLGGKYAQEQPLSLSASLTFEQNYGGIDGDSASCAELIGLLSAISGLPIKQDLAITGSMNQKGIVQPIGGVNEKIEGFYKVCKLKGLTGNQGVVIPKQNEDNLMLKPEIIEAVNNDKFNIYSVKEIDEAIEIMMETEAEEVHEQVKKELKQLADKVTEFVSKSDK
- a CDS encoding TIGR03905 family TSCPD domain-containing protein, producing the protein MKSFKPKGVCAEKIKFKVDDQNQIKKVEFIGGCTGNLAGISNLVKGQKINDVVDRLAGIKCRNKTSCPDQLSKALKKYI
- a CDS encoding YkgJ family cysteine cluster protein, which gives rise to MKNYEGREVNFNKEVVTEIREKLDEFKKEIMRKRNKKIEIDNEDLFKLLQQLYTLGDDLLAEFDEFISCQKGCSQCCDKLVYITEPEGMMINKFISNNFTKNEINNIKYKINKRIKLRKDIKTSQNYAKIIESHKKEFSCIFYSQERLCKIYSVRPWNCRRHIVFSDRETCKLENEKHPITLNNTPFTGVKQLVDDIENEIYILNDNYKNENYYTLQEYMEKINI
- the sdaAB gene encoding L-serine ammonia-lyase, iron-sulfur-dependent subunit beta, which produces MSNLSAFDTLGPVMVGPSSSHTAGAVRIGNLAREIVGQDFKKIKIYLHGSFKETYQGHGTDKALIGGLLGLSTESSQIKKSFQLAKQQKIDFEFIPTDLGEAHPNTVKLEIKDIDGDTNVITASSIGGGNIVVTEIDGVEVDLTGDYPTLITLHKDKPGVIAQISTVLNEYKLNIAEMKVVRQDKGALATAVIGLDQQLDTSILNKIRKKSEIKKVKRVNPIE